Proteins from a genomic interval of Physeter macrocephalus isolate SW-GA chromosome 21, ASM283717v5, whole genome shotgun sequence:
- the CAPN6 gene encoding calpain-6, with protein sequence MGPPLKLFKNQKYQELKQECIRDGRLFCDPTFLPENDSLFYNRLLPGKVVWKRPQDICDDPRLIVGNVSSHQLTQGRLGHKPMVSAFSCLAVQESHWTKTIPNHKEQEWDPRKLDKYAGIFRFRFWHFGEWTEVVVDDLLPTINGDLVFSFSTSMNEFWNALLEKAYAKLLGCYEALDGLTTTDIIVDFTGTLAETVDMQKGRYTELVEEKYKLFGELYKTFTKGGLICCSIEFPSQEEQEVETDWGLLKGHTYTMTDIRKIRLGERLVEVFSTEKLYMIRLRNPLGRQEWSGPWSEISEEWQQLTAADRKNLGLVMSDDGEFWMSLEDFCRNFHELNVCRNVNNPIFGRKELESVVGCWTVDDDPLMNRSGGCYNNRDTFLQNPQYIFTVPEDGHKVIMSLQQKDLRTYRRMGRPDNYIIGFELFKVEMNRKFRLHHLYIQERAGTSTYIDTRTVFLSKYLKKGNYVLVPTMFQHGRTSEFLLRIFSEVPVQLRELTLDMPKMSCWNLARGYPKVVTQITVHCAEGLEKKYANETVNPYLVIKCGKEEVRSPVQKNTVHAIFDTQAIFYRRTTDIPIIVQVWNRRKFCDQFLGQVTLDADPSDCRDLKSLYLRKKGGPTAKVKQGHISFKVISSDDLTEL encoded by the exons ATGGGTCCTCCTCTGAAGCTCTTCAAAAACCAGAAGTACCAGGAACTGAAGCAGGAATGCATCAGGGATGGTAGACTTTTCTGTGATCCAACCTTTTTGCCTGAGAATGATTCACTTTTCTACAACCGACTGCTTCCTGGGAAGGTGGTGTGGAAACGTCCCCAG GACATCTGCGATGACCCCCGTCTGATTGTGGGCAATGTCAGCAGCCACCAGCTGACCCAAGGGAGACTGGGGCACAAGCCAATGGTCTCTGCGTTTTCCTGTTTGGCTGTTCAGGAGTCTCACTGGACAAAG ACAATTCCCAACCATAAGGAACAGGAATGGGACCCTCGAAAACTAGATAAATATGCTGGGATATTTCGCTTCCGTTTCTGGCATTTTGGAGAATGGACCGAGGTGGTGGTTGATGACTTGCTGCCCACCATCAATGGAGATCTCGTTTTCTCCTTCTCCACCTCCATGAATGAGTTTTGGAATGCTTTGTTGGAAAAAGCTTATGCCAA GCTGCTTGGCTGTTATGAAGCCCTCGATGGTCTGACCACTACTGATATCATCGTGGACTTCACTGGCACGTTGGCTGAAACTGTCGACATGCAGAAGGGAAGATACACTGAGCTCGTTGAGGAGAAGTACAAGCTGTTTGGAGAACTGTACAAAACATTTACCAAAGGAGGTCTGATCTGTTGCTCCATTGAG TTTCCCAGTCAGGAGGAACAAGAAGTTGAAACTGATTGGGGCCTACTGAAGGGCCATACGTACACCATGACTGATATTCGCAAGATCCGTCTCGGAGAAAGACTCGTGGAGGTCTTCAGTACTGAGAAGCTGTACATGATTCGTCTGAGGAACCCCTTGGGAAGACAAGAATGGAGTGGGCCCTGGAGTGAGAT TTCTGAAGAGTGGCAGCAACTGACGGCAGCAGATCGCAAGAACCTGGGGCTTGTTATGTCTGATGATGGAGAGTTTTG GATGAGCCTGGAGGACTTTTGCCGCAACTTCCATGAACTGAATGTCTGCCGCAATGTGAACAACCCTATTTTTGGCCGCAAGGAGCTGGAATCGGTGGTGGGATGCTGGACTGTGGATGATGATCCCCTGATGAACCGTTCAGGAGGCTGCTATAACAACCGTGATACCTTCCTGCAGAATCCCCAG TACATCTTCACCGTGCCCGAGGATGGGCACAAGGTCATCATGTCTCTGCAGCAAAAGGACCTGCGCACTTACCGCCGCATGGGAAGACCCGACAATTACATCATCGGCTTTGAGCTCTTCAAG GTGGAGATGAACCGCAAATTCCGCCTCCACCACCTGTACATCCAGGAGCGTGCGGGGACCTCCACTTATATTGACACACGCACCGTGTTTCTGAGCAAGTACCTGAAGAAGGGCAACTACGTGCTTGTCCCAACTATGTTCCAGCATGGCCGCACCAGCGAGTTTCTCTTGAGGATCTTCTCTGAAGTGCCTGTCCAGCTCAG GGAGCTGACTCTGGACATGCCCAAGATGTCCTGCTGGAATCTGGCTCGTGGCTACCCGAAGGTTGTCACCCAGATCACGGTGCACTGTGCCGAGGGCCTGGAGAAGAAGTATGCCAATGAAA CTGTAAACCCATATTTGGTCATCAAGTGTGGAAAGGAGGAAGTCCGTTCTCCTGTCCAAAAGAATACTGTTCATGCCATTTTTGACACCCAGGCCATTTTCTACAGAAGGACCACTGACATTCCTATTATAGTGCAG GTCTGGAACAGACGAAAGTTCTGTGATCAGTTCTTGGGGCAGGTTACTCTGGATGCTGACCCCAGTGACTGCCGTGATCTGAAGTCCCTGTACCTGCGTAAGAAGGGTGGCCCAACTGCCAAAGTTAAACAAGGCCACATCAGCTTCAAGGTTATTTCCAGTGATGATCTCACTGAGCTCTAA